One genomic segment of Paenibacillus sp. FSL H8-0332 includes these proteins:
- a CDS encoding 6-pyruvoyl tetrahydropterin synthase family protein: MRGEVAVCKIFTFDAAHQLIGHKGKCSNLHGHTYKLEVVLKGVPSALEGQSDEGFVIDFSDIKAAVQEAVVGRLDHAFLAMGNEPVLETLMATSSKVALLSFRTTAENLSAYIAYELKRAALPVYSVKLWETPTSWAEVLAADIPEEGPAYRLYGGCDDE, from the coding sequence ATGCGGGGCGAAGTAGCCGTCTGCAAAATATTCACCTTCGATGCTGCCCATCAGCTTATCGGGCACAAGGGGAAATGCAGCAATCTGCATGGGCATACCTACAAGCTTGAGGTAGTGCTGAAGGGCGTGCCGTCCGCGCTGGAAGGGCAATCGGATGAAGGGTTCGTCATCGATTTCAGCGATATTAAGGCGGCTGTGCAGGAGGCGGTGGTTGGGCGGCTGGATCATGCTTTTCTGGCGATGGGCAATGAGCCTGTGCTGGAGACGCTGATGGCGACAAGCTCCAAAGTCGCGCTGCTCTCCTTCCGCACTACAGCAGAGAATCTGTCTGCCTACATTGCCTATGAGCTGAAACGGGCGGCGTTGCCGGTGTATTCGGTCAAGCTATGGGAGACCCCTACCTCCTGGGCTGAAGTGCTGGCAGCAGATATACCCGAGGAGGGACCGGCTTACCGGCTGTACGGAGGCTGCGATGATGAGTAG
- a CDS encoding ZIP family metal transporter — MGNALLWGAVSGSAVLIGALLALFLRIPNKLMGFIMAFGTGVLIGAAAYELLEDSASDGGLAPTIIGFTAGALVFTVFDWLISRKGGAGRKRSARASSGKSDAKGGGLAIFAGTVLDAIPESIMIGASLIAGQGVSVLLVIAIFISNIPEGLSSTAGLKQDGYGKGKIMLLWLGVLAVSTLASGAGYAFMDHASGYTEALIASFAGGGIIAMVSSSMMPEAYEEGGPLTGFIAAMGLLCSLILDQL; from the coding sequence ATGGGGAACGCATTATTATGGGGCGCAGTCTCCGGCTCGGCGGTCTTGATTGGCGCTCTCTTGGCCTTATTCCTGCGTATTCCGAACAAGCTGATGGGCTTCATCATGGCATTCGGGACCGGTGTGCTGATCGGCGCAGCGGCGTATGAATTGTTAGAGGATTCTGCCAGTGACGGCGGCCTGGCCCCGACGATTATCGGGTTCACCGCTGGAGCACTGGTGTTCACAGTGTTCGACTGGCTGATCTCGCGTAAAGGGGGAGCCGGACGCAAGCGCTCAGCCAGAGCGTCTTCAGGGAAGAGTGACGCCAAGGGCGGAGGGCTGGCTATTTTTGCCGGAACGGTACTGGATGCGATTCCTGAATCGATCATGATCGGCGCAAGTCTCATTGCGGGTCAGGGCGTTAGCGTGCTGCTGGTCATTGCCATCTTCATCAGCAACATTCCCGAAGGCTTGTCCAGCACGGCTGGACTGAAGCAGGACGGCTATGGCAAAGGCAAGATCATGCTGCTGTGGCTCGGCGTACTGGCGGTCTCCACCCTCGCCTCAGGGGCGGGGTATGCGTTCATGGATCACGCAAGCGGGTATACGGAAGCGCTGATTGCCTCTTTTGCCGGGGGAGGAATTATTGCCATGGTGTCCTCCAGCATGATGCCCGAAGCCTACGAAGAAGGCGGGCCGCTCACGGGGTTCATCGCTGCGATGGGACTGCTGTGCTCGCTGATTCTGGATCAGCTGTGA
- a CDS encoding iron ABC transporter permease, with protein sequence MNRYTSFPPAKPRRSREAGILTLLAVLIVILFLVSMNTGFMRLSPLEVLHTLSGNGTKQQQLILFDFRLPRIVISLLIGAGFAVAGAILQGLSRNALAEPSTLGINAGAGFAVLIFISFVPATTAAPILVLPLLALAGASLTATLVYFLSYRREDGLSPTRLILIGIAVGAGIYAFQLILSLRLDPQNYQFVAIWLAGKIWGGDWRFVLALLPWILILLPFAFYKARVLNVLNLGDELSKGLGLPLERERRWLLAAAVALAGACVSVSGSIGFVGLIAPHLARRLVGPRHQILLPAAALLGALLLLTADTIGRWILQPAEVPAGIVVAIIGAPYFLYLLATSKA encoded by the coding sequence ATGAACCGTTACACCTCATTCCCCCCGGCCAAACCGCGCCGTTCCAGAGAGGCTGGTATTCTGACACTGCTTGCTGTACTTATCGTCATTCTGTTTCTGGTCAGTATGAATACCGGCTTTATGCGTCTCTCACCGCTCGAGGTTCTACATACCCTATCCGGCAACGGCACCAAGCAGCAGCAGCTGATTCTGTTTGATTTCCGGTTGCCGCGGATCGTGATCTCCTTGCTGATTGGTGCCGGCTTCGCGGTAGCCGGTGCAATTCTGCAAGGCTTGTCGCGTAATGCTCTCGCTGAGCCTTCCACCTTGGGGATTAATGCCGGAGCCGGATTCGCCGTACTGATCTTTATATCCTTTGTACCGGCTACTACAGCAGCTCCGATCCTCGTGCTTCCGCTGCTGGCACTGGCAGGAGCCTCGCTTACTGCAACACTGGTCTACTTCCTGTCTTACAGGCGGGAGGATGGGCTCTCGCCGACACGGCTGATCCTGATCGGGATTGCTGTGGGTGCCGGGATATATGCTTTTCAGCTTATTTTGTCATTAAGACTCGACCCGCAGAATTATCAGTTCGTAGCCATCTGGCTGGCCGGTAAAATCTGGGGCGGAGACTGGCGGTTTGTGCTAGCCCTGCTGCCCTGGATATTGATCCTGCTGCCCTTCGCATTCTACAAAGCCCGGGTGCTCAACGTACTGAATCTCGGCGATGAGCTCTCCAAGGGACTGGGCCTGCCGCTCGAACGGGAACGGCGGTGGCTGCTGGCTGCGGCTGTTGCGCTGGCAGGAGCCTGTGTATCGGTAAGCGGCAGCATTGGCTTTGTCGGGCTAATTGCGCCGCATCTGGCCCGCAGGCTGGTCGGTCCGCGCCATCAGATCCTGCTGCCTGCGGCTGCTCTGCTCGGAGCCCTGCTGCTGCTTACGGCAGATACGATCGGGCGCTGGATCCTGCAGCCTGCAGAGGTACCTGCAGGTATCGTGGTAGCGATCATTGGAGCTCCGTACTTTTTATATCTTTTGGCCACATCGAAAGCGTAA
- the queF gene encoding preQ(1) synthase: MSEGRIQAEMQEVTLLGNQGTQYKFGYDPGILEAFDNKHPGRDYFVKFNCPEFTSLCPVTGQPDFGVMYISYIPDIRMVESKSLKLYLFSFRNHGDFHEDCVNIIMNDLISLMEPRYIEVWGKFTPRGGISIDPYCNWGRPGTKYEAMAEHRLMNHDLYPEKVDNR; encoded by the coding sequence ATGTCAGAAGGTAGAATACAAGCGGAAATGCAGGAGGTTACCCTGCTGGGCAACCAAGGCACGCAGTACAAGTTCGGCTATGATCCGGGGATTCTGGAGGCGTTCGATAACAAGCATCCCGGCCGTGATTATTTTGTCAAATTCAACTGTCCCGAGTTCACCAGCCTGTGTCCTGTTACCGGTCAGCCGGATTTCGGGGTGATGTATATCTCGTACATTCCTGATATCCGGATGGTGGAATCGAAGTCACTGAAGCTCTATCTGTTCAGCTTCCGCAATCATGGGGATTTCCATGAGGACTGTGTCAACATTATTATGAATGATCTGATCTCGCTGATGGAGCCGCGTTATATCGAGGTGTGGGGCAAATTCACGCCGCGCGGCGGCATTTCCATTGATCCTTACTGCAACTGGGGGCGTCCGGGAACCAAATATGAGGCGATGGCCGAGCACCGGCTGATGAATCATGATCTGTATCCCGAGAAAGTGGACAACCGTTAA
- the queC gene encoding 7-cyano-7-deazaguanine synthase QueC, with protein sequence MVNRKALVVFSGGQDSTTCLAWALQEFQEVQVVTFNYNQRHAAEIEVAKAIAARFGVKQHILDLALLNQLAPNALTRDDIEITAGEGEELPSTFVDGRNLLFLSFAAILAKQLGYSNIITGVCQTDFSGYPDCRDVFVKSLNVTLNLSMDVEFVIHTPLMWLDKKQTWKLADELGQFDYIREQTLTCYNGIIGSGCGTCPACLLRQRGLEQYEAECQEEGLSCGAK encoded by the coding sequence ATGGTAAATAGAAAAGCATTAGTCGTCTTCAGCGGCGGCCAAGACAGCACGACCTGCCTGGCATGGGCATTGCAGGAATTCCAGGAGGTTCAGGTGGTCACGTTCAATTATAATCAGCGCCATGCGGCCGAGATTGAAGTCGCCAAGGCGATTGCCGCGAGGTTCGGCGTGAAGCAGCATATTCTGGACCTCGCGCTGCTGAACCAGCTTGCTCCGAACGCCTTGACCCGGGATGATATTGAGATTACCGCAGGTGAGGGAGAGGAGCTGCCCAGCACGTTCGTGGATGGACGTAATCTGCTGTTCTTATCCTTCGCGGCCATTCTGGCCAAGCAGCTCGGCTACTCCAACATTATCACCGGGGTCTGCCAGACGGACTTCAGCGGGTACCCGGACTGCCGCGATGTGTTCGTGAAGTCGCTGAATGTCACGCTTAATCTGTCCATGGATGTGGAGTTCGTCATTCATACCCCGCTGATGTGGCTGGACAAGAAGCAAACCTGGAAGCTGGCGGACGAACTTGGCCAGTTCGATTATATCCGGGAGCAGACTTTGACCTGCTATAACGGCATCATCGGCAGCGGCTGCGGCACCTGTCCGGCATGTCTTCTGCGCCAGAGGGGTCTGGAGCAATATGAGGCAGAGTGTCAGGAGGAGGGACTATCATGCGGGGCGAAGTAG
- the queE gene encoding 7-carboxy-7-deazaguanine synthase QueE encodes MSRIPVIEMFGPTIQGEGAVIGVKTMFVRTYGCDYRCGWCDSAFTWDGSAKDKVTMLAPQEILDGLLELAGDNFNCVTISGGNPALIGEAMGEFISLLHERGIQAAIETQGSRWQDWFHEVDVLTISPKPPSSGMQTDWDKLDEIMHKVAGNGKAAHSLKVVVFNQEDYEYARKVHFRYPEVPLFLQPGNDNVTEEGDISGRLLERLEWLFGQVIADPQMNRARVLPQLHALIWHNKRGK; translated from the coding sequence ATGAGTAGAATCCCTGTTATTGAAATGTTCGGTCCGACGATTCAGGGGGAAGGGGCGGTCATTGGCGTCAAAACGATGTTCGTCCGCACCTACGGCTGCGACTACCGCTGCGGCTGGTGCGATTCCGCCTTCACCTGGGACGGCTCGGCCAAGGATAAAGTGACGATGCTTGCGCCGCAGGAAATTCTCGACGGGCTGCTGGAGCTGGCCGGGGATAACTTCAATTGTGTCACCATCTCCGGGGGGAACCCGGCATTGATCGGGGAGGCGATGGGAGAATTCATCTCCCTCCTCCACGAACGCGGCATCCAGGCGGCGATTGAGACGCAGGGCAGCCGGTGGCAGGATTGGTTCCATGAAGTGGATGTGCTGACGATCAGCCCCAAGCCGCCCAGCTCCGGGATGCAGACGGACTGGGATAAGCTGGATGAGATTATGCATAAAGTCGCTGGTAACGGCAAGGCTGCGCACAGCCTGAAGGTGGTTGTTTTTAACCAGGAGGACTATGAGTATGCCCGCAAGGTACATTTCAGGTACCCTGAGGTCCCGCTGTTCCTGCAGCCGGGCAACGATAACGTCACCGAGGAAGGCGACATCTCAGGCCGTCTGCTGGAGCGGCTGGAATGGCTGTTCGGGCAGGTCATTGCCGATCCGCAGATGAACCGCGCACGCGTGCTGCCGCAGCTGCATGCCCTGATCTGGCATAATAAGCGGGGGAAATAG
- a CDS encoding DMT family transporter yields MVIGIVAISFSSIFIKWSSAPVSVQGMYRLLFTSLLMLPFARPYSGALFQLRRKDWLLLGVSGVMLALHFLLWMGSLNYTSVASSTMIMALEPLFIMLGAYILYKERNSISAILGMAIAIFGVTFIGWGDIGLSAENLKGDMLSVGGTVAVAAHMLLGQKLVARMPSYLYSLIVFIAAAAVFAVYNLVTGTPFFDYPAREWGIFVLLAVVPTVFGHILFNWLLQYTSATTVSMNILGEPVGASILAFLLLGEQLSGLQWAGGVLVMAGLGVYLYAGRRKALKLRQSLPNAS; encoded by the coding sequence ATGGTAATCGGAATTGTGGCCATCTCGTTTTCTTCCATCTTTATTAAATGGTCCTCCGCGCCCGTATCGGTCCAAGGGATGTACCGTCTGCTGTTCACCTCGCTGCTGATGCTGCCGTTCGCCCGTCCCTATAGCGGGGCACTCTTTCAGCTGCGGCGGAAGGACTGGCTGCTGCTGGGAGTGTCCGGTGTCATGCTTGCCTTGCATTTTCTGCTCTGGATGGGTTCGCTGAATTATACCTCGGTGGCCAGCTCGACGATGATAATGGCGCTGGAGCCGTTATTCATTATGCTCGGTGCGTACATACTGTATAAAGAGCGTAACTCGATCTCTGCCATTCTGGGGATGGCGATTGCCATCTTCGGCGTTACTTTTATCGGCTGGGGAGACATTGGCTTGTCTGCTGAGAATCTGAAGGGCGACATGCTGTCGGTTGGCGGAACCGTAGCGGTAGCCGCACATATGCTGCTTGGACAAAAGCTGGTGGCGCGTATGCCGTCCTATCTGTACAGCCTGATTGTATTTATCGCGGCGGCCGCCGTATTTGCTGTCTACAATCTCGTGACCGGCACCCCGTTCTTCGATTATCCGGCCCGGGAATGGGGAATCTTCGTCCTGCTGGCGGTGGTGCCGACCGTCTTCGGCCATATCCTGTTCAACTGGCTGCTGCAATATACGTCAGCGACTACCGTCTCGATGAATATCCTGGGAGAGCCTGTCGGCGCGAGCATTCTAGCGTTCCTGCTGCTGGGTGAGCAGCTTAGCGGCCTGCAGTGGGCGGGCGGCGTACTTGTCATGGCCGGGCTTGGCGTCTATCTGTATGCCGGGCGCAGGAAAGCGCTGAAGCTCCGGCAGTCTCTGCCGAACGCTTCGTAG
- the murB gene encoding UDP-N-acetylmuramate dehydrogenase has translation MNIDNIYEDLQPLVTAGSLKRRESLKNLVYTRMGGDADVLAAPVTYEEIQSISAYAHDHQIPLTILGNGSNVIIRDGGIRGIVLQTSDLSGMGIRGGLLYAQCGAKIIDVSGYALEQELTGLEFACGIPGTVGGALYMNAGAYGGEVKDVLHSALVIDQNGQLLTLHSDQLEWGYRSSIFASGQYIVLEARFKLLPGDPAAIKASMDELTYLRESKQPLEYPSCGSVFKRPPGRFAGQLIQESGLQGTRIGGAEVSRKHAGFIINADNATASDYIGLIQHVRTAVKHKFNVELETEVEIIGEEL, from the coding sequence ATGAATATTGACAACATATATGAGGATTTGCAGCCGCTAGTTACAGCAGGCTCGCTGAAGCGCCGCGAGAGCCTTAAGAATCTGGTCTATACCCGCATGGGCGGCGATGCAGATGTCCTGGCGGCCCCTGTTACATATGAAGAAATCCAGAGCATCTCTGCCTATGCCCATGATCATCAGATCCCGCTTACGATTCTCGGTAACGGCTCCAATGTTATTATCCGGGACGGAGGCATCCGCGGCATCGTGCTCCAGACCTCGGATCTGTCCGGGATGGGCATCCGTGGCGGCCTGCTCTATGCGCAGTGCGGGGCGAAGATTATCGATGTCTCGGGCTATGCGCTGGAGCAGGAGCTCACCGGTCTGGAATTCGCCTGCGGCATCCCCGGCACGGTAGGCGGGGCACTGTACATGAACGCCGGAGCCTACGGCGGGGAAGTGAAGGATGTGCTGCACAGTGCGCTCGTGATCGATCAGAACGGGCAGCTCCTCACCCTGCACAGCGATCAGCTGGAATGGGGATACCGCAGCAGCATCTTCGCCAGCGGACAATATATTGTACTGGAGGCGAGATTCAAGCTTCTGCCAGGCGATCCTGCCGCGATTAAGGCGTCCATGGATGAGTTAACCTATCTGCGGGAATCGAAGCAGCCGCTGGAGTATCCGTCCTGCGGCAGTGTATTTAAGCGGCCGCCGGGCCGGTTCGCGGGCCAGCTTATTCAGGAGAGCGGACTCCAGGGTACGCGCATCGGAGGCGCAGAGGTCTCACGCAAGCATGCGGGCTTCATTATCAACGCCGACAATGCGACGGCCAGTGATTATATCGGATTGATCCAGCATGTACGCACAGCGGTGAAGCATAAGTTCAATGTGGAGCTGGAGACGGAAGTGGAGATTATCGGGGAAGAATTATAG
- a CDS encoding ABC transporter ATP-binding protein, translating into MSERLNTEQLSIGYAETMIVKGLNLSLPTGKITALVGANGSGKSTILKTMARIMKPKSGNVMLDGKSIHNLSTKEVARQLAILPQNPTAPDGLTVSELVGYGRYPHQKGFGSLTPEDRSIIAEAIALTGMNEFHDRPIDRLSGGQRQRAWIAMALAQQTEILFLDEPTTFLDMAHQLEVLQLLQKLNEQEGRTIIMVVHDLNHASRYAQHMVAIKSGNVISEGAPNEVMTPAVLREVFGIEADIVPDPRTGVPLCLPYELAAYKVAGL; encoded by the coding sequence ATGTCGGAACGTTTAAATACAGAGCAGCTGAGCATCGGATATGCGGAGACTATGATTGTGAAGGGGCTGAATCTGTCGCTTCCGACAGGGAAGATTACGGCGCTCGTCGGGGCGAACGGATCGGGGAAGTCCACGATTCTGAAGACGATGGCCCGGATCATGAAGCCGAAGAGCGGGAATGTCATGCTGGACGGGAAGTCGATTCACAATCTGTCCACCAAAGAGGTGGCCCGGCAATTGGCGATTCTACCACAGAATCCTACCGCGCCGGACGGCTTGACGGTATCCGAGCTGGTGGGGTATGGCCGATATCCGCATCAGAAGGGCTTCGGCAGTCTGACGCCTGAAGACCGCAGCATTATTGCCGAAGCAATTGCCCTGACCGGCATGAATGAATTCCATGACCGGCCGATTGACCGGCTCTCCGGCGGACAACGGCAGCGGGCCTGGATTGCTATGGCGCTGGCACAGCAGACGGAGATCCTGTTCCTTGATGAACCAACGACCTTCCTGGATATGGCCCATCAGCTGGAGGTGCTTCAGCTGCTGCAGAAGCTGAATGAGCAGGAAGGCCGGACGATTATTATGGTGGTCCATGATTTGAACCATGCCTCCCGTTACGCGCAGCATATGGTAGCGATCAAATCCGGCAATGTGATCAGCGAAGGCGCTCCGAATGAGGTAATGACACCGGCGGTGCTGCGCGAGGTATTTGGCATTGAGGCGGATATTGTTCCTGATCCGCGTACAGGTGTGCCGCTCTGTCTGCCTTATGAGCTGGCTGCGTACAAAGTAGCCGGGCTGTAG
- a CDS encoding VanW family protein: MNSAINNMKPIRRSKLRLYAGKRYFTWKRYWKWITASGRLATEQRSEALPYEASSHATPLLRKLRNVDMQLQHNKIVNLRLAVAKLDGLVIQPGESFSYWRRIGKPTRRKGYLDGMVLHYGGFRSGTGGGLCQLSNLIYWMTLHTPLTVTERHRHSYDVFPDEQRTQPFGSGATCAYNYLDLQLRNDTQVAYQLKLHLDETHLHGEWRCEGQQLYHYEVYEDGHRISLEPWGGYIRRNAIRRRVLTHSGELAGDEAVAENHALMMYSPLLHG, translated from the coding sequence ATGAATTCGGCGATCAACAACATGAAGCCTATCCGGCGTTCTAAGCTGAGGTTGTATGCAGGGAAGCGGTATTTTACCTGGAAAAGATACTGGAAATGGATCACAGCCAGCGGACGCCTAGCTACAGAACAGCGCAGTGAAGCTCTGCCGTATGAAGCGTCCAGCCATGCTACACCGCTGCTGCGCAAATTGCGCAATGTGGATATGCAGCTTCAGCACAACAAAATCGTGAACCTGAGGCTGGCGGTGGCGAAGCTGGACGGGCTTGTCATTCAACCGGGCGAGAGCTTCTCCTATTGGCGCAGGATCGGCAAACCTACAAGGAGAAAGGGCTACCTGGACGGAATGGTGCTCCATTATGGCGGGTTCCGTTCCGGCACAGGCGGCGGGCTCTGCCAATTGTCCAATCTCATCTACTGGATGACGCTGCATACGCCGCTGACGGTTACCGAACGGCACCGGCACAGCTATGATGTCTTTCCCGATGAGCAGCGGACTCAGCCTTTTGGCAGCGGGGCGACCTGTGCTTATAATTATCTGGATCTCCAGCTTCGCAATGATACACAAGTTGCTTATCAGCTTAAGCTGCATCTGGATGAGACCCATCTGCACGGAGAATGGCGCTGTGAAGGACAGCAGCTCTACCATTATGAGGTCTATGAAGACGGCCACCGTATCAGTCTGGAGCCGTGGGGCGGGTATATCCGGCGCAACGCGATCCGGCGCAGAGTGCTGACACATAGCGGAGAGCTGGCTGGTGACGAAGCGGTGGCAGAGAATCATGCGCTGATGATGTATTCTCCGCTGCTGCACGGATAA
- a CDS encoding class I SAM-dependent methyltransferase, translating into MNEPNQNEPAGLHKEAAPTSEELWNEDTYAAWTSRFGTPAEAAEKLLRDPAGKLYPLNTYLGEVKGRRIMNLMGSNGMKAVALGLLGAEVTVADFSEANACYAGELAQAAGVQLDYIVSDVLELPEAHLNGSYDTVFAEMGIVHYFTDLAPFMATAYRLLATGGTFVLRDFHPVTTKLISSKGSTAKVRKHKVSGDYFDTALEEKQVSYSKYMPSSGAAAESDKPNVVYWRRWTLGELVTAAAASGLVIKELVEEPNLSSDVYDKGIPKTFTLVAVKR; encoded by the coding sequence ATGAATGAACCTAATCAGAATGAACCGGCTGGCCTCCATAAGGAGGCGGCACCTACCAGTGAGGAGCTGTGGAATGAGGATACCTATGCGGCCTGGACCAGCCGGTTCGGAACCCCTGCGGAGGCTGCGGAGAAGCTGCTCAGGGACCCTGCGGGGAAGCTGTATCCGCTGAATACCTATCTCGGTGAAGTGAAGGGCCGGAGGATCATGAATCTGATGGGCTCTAACGGCATGAAGGCGGTGGCACTAGGGCTGCTGGGGGCTGAGGTGACTGTCGCAGATTTCTCGGAGGCCAATGCCTGCTATGCCGGTGAACTCGCGCAGGCGGCCGGGGTGCAGCTTGACTATATCGTTTCGGATGTCCTGGAGTTGCCGGAAGCGCACCTTAACGGCTCTTATGATACGGTTTTTGCTGAAATGGGGATTGTTCATTATTTTACGGATTTGGCTCCGTTCATGGCTACCGCATACCGCTTGCTGGCAACGGGCGGGACGTTCGTGCTGCGGGATTTCCATCCGGTAACGACCAAGCTGATCTCCTCCAAGGGCTCAACGGCCAAGGTACGCAAGCATAAGGTGAGCGGGGATTATTTCGATACGGCGCTTGAAGAGAAGCAGGTGTCCTATTCCAAATACATGCCGTCCTCAGGAGCAGCTGCGGAGTCGGACAAGCCGAATGTCGTCTACTGGCGGCGCTGGACGCTGGGCGAGCTGGTTACCGCTGCTGCAGCCAGCGGACTGGTGATTAAGGAGCTGGTGGAGGAGCCTAACCTGTCGTCGGATGTGTACGATAAGGGAATTCCCAAGACCTTCACCCTGGTTGCTGTCAAAAGATAA
- a CDS encoding LysR family transcriptional regulator encodes MNLVKLQILVLIEKYKKVTDVAAEMNLKQPTVSFHMKSLESELGASLFQYRSGRVLLTDAGRALYQYAVRIVSLSAEAERTVKQFTSLASGNLELTASDIPASYLVPKLLSQFTQHYDGIDVYLSVLPDDAVRERLRSREIQLAVLHSTEGQDDTFHTQVIAEEETVLVFAPEHPFAGEQELTVEAVAREPWVQHEAASFLRGISDQWAQLNNVRVWNHAVLGSPEAVKGMLYTGRMVGVFSRSGIETEVAAGRLAYARLPGMLPDNGSFVLAWRKDYTLSPLQQAFAGMAAGSITKNGIPGAPV; translated from the coding sequence ATGAACCTTGTAAAGCTGCAAATCTTAGTTCTCATCGAAAAATATAAAAAAGTTACGGATGTAGCCGCAGAGATGAACCTTAAGCAGCCTACTGTCTCCTTCCATATGAAAAGTCTGGAGAGTGAGCTTGGCGCTTCCCTCTTCCAATACCGGAGCGGCCGCGTCCTGCTGACGGATGCCGGACGCGCTTTGTATCAATATGCGGTCCGCATTGTCTCGCTAAGCGCGGAGGCGGAGCGGACGGTCAAGCAGTTCACCTCGCTCGCCTCGGGGAATCTGGAGCTTACCGCCAGCGATATCCCTGCCAGTTATCTTGTGCCCAAACTGCTGTCCCAATTCACACAGCATTATGACGGGATCGATGTCTATTTGTCCGTGCTGCCGGATGACGCCGTCCGGGAACGTCTGCGCAGCCGGGAAATCCAGCTCGCCGTGCTGCACAGTACAGAGGGCCAGGATGATACCTTCCATACGCAGGTGATTGCTGAAGAGGAGACCGTACTGGTCTTTGCGCCGGAGCATCCCTTTGCCGGGGAGCAGGAGCTGACAGTTGAAGCTGTAGCACGCGAGCCTTGGGTCCAGCATGAAGCCGCCTCCTTCCTGCGCGGAATCTCCGACCAGTGGGCACAGCTTAATAACGTAAGAGTATGGAATCATGCGGTGCTGGGCTCGCCGGAGGCAGTCAAGGGGATGCTCTACACAGGCAGAATGGTGGGAGTGTTCTCCCGCTCCGGGATTGAGACTGAAGTAGCGGCGGGCCGTCTGGCCTACGCCAGGCTACCGGGAATGCTTCCGGATAACGGGTCTTTTGTGCTGGCTTGGCGCAAGGATTATACACTGTCTCCGCTCCAGCAGGCTTTTGCCGGGATGGCAGCGGGTTCTATAACAAAAAACGGTATCCCCGGAGCGCCTGTATGA
- a CDS encoding zinc-dependent alcohol dehydrogenase: MKAVTYQGKKKVEVKEVADARLEKKDDILVRITTTAICGSDLHIYNGEIPGMHDDYIIGHEPMGIVEEVGPEVTRVKKGDRVIVPFNVACGQCFFCQHEMESQCDHANEAKDTGGYLGYSDSYGGFAGGQAELLRVPYGNFGPFVVPEDAEMEDEQLLFLSDIVPTAWWGVENAGVKPGDTVIVLGCGPVGLLTQKFAWMKGASRVIAVDYVDYRLQHAKLTNYVETVNFEQTKDVELNLKEITRGGADVVIDCVGLDAKKTVVEKVETALMLQGGSLGAFRIASEVVRKFGTIQLIGVYGLNYNMFPLGHLFERNITLKMGQAPVIHYMPELYKMIKEKKFDPTDIITHRLPISRAEHGYRVFQEKEEDCIKVVLKP, encoded by the coding sequence ATGAAGGCAGTAACCTATCAAGGCAAGAAGAAGGTAGAGGTCAAGGAGGTCGCCGATGCGCGGCTGGAGAAGAAGGATGACATCCTCGTCCGCATAACCACAACCGCTATTTGCGGATCGGATCTGCATATCTATAACGGGGAAATACCGGGAATGCATGATGACTACATTATCGGACATGAGCCTATGGGGATTGTGGAAGAGGTGGGCCCGGAGGTTACCAGGGTCAAGAAGGGCGACCGGGTCATTGTCCCGTTCAATGTAGCATGCGGGCAATGCTTCTTCTGCCAGCATGAGATGGAGAGCCAATGTGACCATGCGAATGAAGCGAAGGATACCGGCGGCTACCTGGGCTATTCGGATTCATACGGCGGATTCGCCGGAGGGCAGGCGGAGCTGCTGCGGGTGCCTTACGGCAACTTCGGGCCGTTTGTCGTCCCGGAGGACGCGGAGATGGAAGACGAGCAGCTGTTGTTCCTCTCGGATATTGTCCCGACTGCCTGGTGGGGTGTCGAGAATGCCGGAGTGAAGCCCGGTGATACCGTCATTGTGCTTGGCTGTGGCCCGGTAGGTCTGCTGACACAGAAGTTTGCCTGGATGAAAGGGGCATCCCGTGTCATCGCGGTGGACTATGTCGATTACCGGCTCCAGCATGCGAAGCTGACAAATTACGTGGAGACGGTGAATTTTGAGCAGACCAAGGATGTAGAGCTGAACCTTAAGGAGATTACACGCGGCGGAGCTGATGTGGTGATCGACTGCGTGGGACTGGATGCCAAGAAGACGGTTGTGGAGAAGGTGGAGACAGCCTTGATGCTGCAGGGCGGCTCACTGGGGGCTTTCCGTATCGCCTCCGAGGTGGTCCGCAAGTTCGGCACCATCCAGTTAATCGGCGTCTATGGTCTGAATTACAATATGTTCCCATTGGGCCATCTGTTCGAACGCAATATCACGTTGAAGATGGGACAGGCTCCCGTGATTCATTATATGCCTGAGCTCTACAAGATGATTAAGGAGAAGAAGTTCGATCCCACAGATATCATCACCCACCGGCTGCCGATCAGCCGCGCAGAGCATGGCTATAGGGTGTTTCAGGAGAAGGAAGAGGACTGTATCAAGGTAGTGCTTAAGCCGTAA